Below is a genomic region from Zavarzinella sp..
AGAATTAAAGAAGATTGCAGATGAAATGGGAACTCCGATCTACGAAACAGAAGAATAATCCGCGAAAATTGTGGTAAATCGCTCTGCGAAATATCAGAATGACTTAGAGAAACGCTAATTTAGGGTGCCTCCATGGCTGAGTATCTCGACCGCGAACATTTCATTCCCATTCGTTTGCCGGAACTGGTTGATTTTCTTGTTACGGGACGCGGCAGCACCGAACCACAAAGCTTGCCAGCAGATCAGGCAGAAGACTTTCGGCGATTCGCGAAGCTGCTGGAAGTGCACTACACCAACTTATTCCGTGATCAGATGGCGGAAGTCAGCGAATCGTACGCACCGTTCGATCCAGATGCAGATACTGTGCCATTGGTGCCGATGAGCGATTCAGAACGGGATCAATTGCAGCCAAAATTTTATGAATCGGTACGCCATTTGCTCGAAAAAGCAAACTATCGTCTACTCCCACGTGAAAATGCTGCAGAATTGTTCAAAGGCCGCAGCTTCTGGGGCCTCGACATGCACGTGAACTGGGATATTTTCGACCACATCGAAATTTATTACCGTGGCGATACCGTGGGCACCCGCGAAATCCGCAAGTGGTACCGCCTGTGGTTTCCGAAAACCGTGAAGGTGGAACAGTATTCCCGCCTAGTGGTCATGCTGAAGCTCAAGCCCAATTCACGCTACAAAAAGTATGCAGATACCAACTCGGTATATCTGAAAATGTTGAAAGATATGCCCAAGATGGACATTGAAATGGTGATGCCAGGCACCCGCATCCGCCTGACCAAACTGGACAAGGGGCTGATCGTTTATCCCATTGCCTCTGGGGTGGGGCTGATCCTTTACAAAGTCCTAACAAAACTACTTGGAATTAAAGATTATCTTGCACTGGGCACATCCATATCACTAACCTGGGGCCTTGCGGCAATGTTTGCCGGCTACAGCTACAAATCGTTCATCAGTTATACCAACAAGAAAACGGCTTACACCCTTCAACTGACCCAGAATTTGTACTACCAGGGGATCGATAATAACGCGGGCGTCTTCCACCGACTGTTTATTGAGGCGATGGAACAGGAAATTCGCGAAGCAATGCTGGCTTATTATTACTTGTGGAAAACAAAACGCACCCTGACTGAAGAACAACTGGATGACCTGGTGGAAGAGGAACTCGAACGTCAATTGAAGATGAAAGTGGATTTTGAGATATCGGATGCAATCCAAAAATTAGAGAATCTTCATCTTGTTGAAAAAGACGGGTATGCTTACCGAGCGATTCCAATGGAAAAGGCTTTACAACAGATGGATAAGCTCTCGATCAGTGTCCACCAATAATTCATTAATTTTTCATTAAATAATAATACTGTTATATATTTGATTCTTTCTTTTCATTGAGAATTTCACATGGCTCGAGTCAGCACGTATTTGAACTTCCCACGCCACACAGAAGAAGCGTTTGAATTTTACCGCACCATCTTCGGTGGGGAGTTTGAAGGCGGAATTAATCGTTTTAGTGACATCCCACCTTCACCTGATATGCCACCTATCGCAGATGCTGATAAAGATCTGGTCATGCACGTGCAGCTTGTGATTTTAGGTAGTCATGTTCTGATGGGCACCGATGCACCGGAATCGATGGGTTTTCAGGTGACCCGCGGCAACAATATTCACATTAATCTGGAACCAGACACCCGCGTAGAAACGGAACGGATTTTCAATGCGCTGGCAGCAGGTGGTGAGATACTTATGCCTTTGACAGAAATGTTCTGGGGTAGCTACTTTGGCAATCTGGTCGACCGCTTCGGCATCAATTGGATGTTCAACTGCGCTGAACAGAAAGCATGATCAAAAAGTGAATGTAATTACGCCCGTTCGCCTGGTGCGGGTTTAAGATACTTTTTTCGGCTCGCCCAGTGTGGGAAGGTCATCAAGGCTGTTCAGGTGGAAAATTTCCAGAAATCGATTGGTGGTTTCATATTCCATCTGTCCACGTCGGTCGTGGGTGCGGATCAGTCCTAAGCGGAGGAGTTGCCGCACAATATTCGTGGTATCGGTGCCACGAATTTTATCGATGGCTGGCTTGTCGATCGGCTGGCGATAGGCAATAATCGATAACACATCCAGTGCATTCTGGTGCAGGCGGGCTTCGCGTGGGCCGCCGTGAATCTTGTCGCGAATATCGCTGAAACGGGGCAAAATCCGCAGCGTCAGCCCCCCACGGGTATCTACAATGCGGTACGGGCGGTTCTGGCGAAGATAACTGTTGTTCAACTGTTTGATCATCGAATCGAGAATCGTGGCATCCAGCCCACGGATCAGTGAAATCAGCTCCGGGGGGGTGACAGGCTGCCCACCTGCAAAGAGAATTGCTTCAATAATCCGCTCCACCGAAGGTGGGGTCTCTGCCACAGGGACTGGATTGATGAGAGGCTTCTCATCAAGTGGGGGAATTTTTGGTGCTGGCACCACCTCATCGGTGGGAATTGGCTCATCAAACTCATAACTTGGCTGCAGCAAATCATCCAGTTGATCGATCTGCCACAGATCATCAGGTGACGTCGATGGATCAGATTCAGGACGTTCCTTGTCCGGCATGGCACACCTAAAAACTGTGGGGCAGTCGCATTCCCGTGATGAATGTCCCCACCCAGATCAGAAAAAACACCATCCCCAGGCGAGGGTGCCACTTGCGGTGCCGAGCACCGCTCCAGAGCATGATGGGCAGAATCAATGCTGAAGGGATCGCAAAACAGAGATGAATATTCAACGCTCGGCGGGCTTCAGTAGTAAATCCTGCGGTAAGTTGAGGTTCAATAAAGCGAATAATTACCTCAAAAAACACAACTGTGGTGATTGTCAGCAGAAAAAACACCAGATTGATGCGACCATGCAGTTGTTTTCGCCCAAAGGCGAGGGCAACCAGGGAACAAAGCAGTAGCACTGTCACTGATGCTACCGCAACTTTCAAACCCAGAATCACATTGGTGGGGGTAAACAAAAACAGGCTCCTGCAAGTTACAGTTTAGTTTAGGCACTGAATCGTGTACAATCAATTGCATCAACGGATTTGAACAAGGGAGTTAAGAATGCTGCACACTTCTACGGCACTGGTGCTGGCGATGGTTCTGGGTGCCCCGATCCCCAAGCAGAAGCCAAAATCGGAATATATCGGATATTATGTGTGTTGCAAAGAATCGAACGTGCAGACCTATCGCCTGCGGGCAGATCAGGTATTTGTGCCTGATGAAGAGCCCTCCTATCTAAGGTATATTGATGTACGAGTGGTGGATGAAAAAGAGCAGTACGTTGCGGTGCAGGCCGATTCAGAAGTCATCTGGCTAAAGAAGAGCGATGTGCTGAAAGCAAAGGATGCGGTCGATCACTTTTTGAAAGTACTGGAAACAGAAAAGAACGATCAGCGGGCCGTGGCAGTGATTTGCTGGGCATATATGGCGATCCACGACTATGACAACGCGTTAAAATTCGCCAATCGCTGTGTGGAACTGAGCCCCAACAGCATCGCCTGGAAGAATAATCGTGGCGAAGTGTACAACAAACGGAAAGAATACTCCAAGGCAATCGAAGAGTTCACCAGCATCCTCAATAAGTCCCCCACCTACTTCTTTGCGTTGTACAATCGTTCGGAAGCCTACATGCGAACAGGGAAGTTTCAGGAAGCTCTGGACGATATTAACAACGCACTGGAAAATCATGCTGATGTGCCAGGCTTGTTTGTCAATCAGGCCCGCGTGCTCTCGATCGCCAGCGATGCCAAGCTCCGTGATGGGAAAAAAGCGATTGAGATTGCCCGCAAAGCTGGTGAAGTACTGAAGTTTAAGGATGGCTATTACTTCGATACATTGGCTGCAGCGTATGCCGAAGTGGGCGATTTTGAGAAAGCAGTCGACCTGCAGACAAAAGCGATGGCCGATCCGGATTGGATGAAACGCGAAGAAAAAGAGATTCGTTTGCGGCTGGATTTGTATCGTAACAAAAAGCCGTACCATTTCAGTATTCAAAAATAATGCCATGAATCAGACTTCGATCAGTCTGCTTGATCGCCTGCACCAGGACCCACAAGAAGCTGATTGGCGACGACTGGTGGAGATTTACACCCCACTGATCCGGACCTGGTTGCGGAAATACACCGTACCCACCACCGATACGGATGATCTGGTGCAGGAAGTTATCGCCGTTCTGGTGCGTCGACTGCCCGATTTTGAACACAACTCCCGCACGGGTGCCTTCCGCACCTGGTTACGATCGATTACCTTCAATTGTCTGCGGGATTTCTGGAAAGCAAAACGAATCAAGCCCCAGCCCGGTGGGGGGAGTGATTTTCAGGATTTTCTGCAGCAAATGGCCGATCCGAACAGTTTTGCCAGCAAACTGTGGGATGCAGAGCACGACAAGTTTGTGCTTCGGCGGCTGATGACTATCTTGAAAGGAGAATTTTCCGATACCACCTGGCGGGCGTTTGAACTGGTTGCTCTAGAAGGAAAATCCGCCGATGAAGTCGCTGAAATGCTGGGCATTTCCACCAATGCGGTCTTTATCGCCAAATCCCGCATACTGACCCGCCTACGCCAAGAAGCGAAAGGCATGTTGGAAGAAGAGTAACAACCGTTATTTCGCAGCAGTAACTTTCCAAAGCTGGATTTCGTTATCTCCTTGACCAACGCGTAGGAAGGTAATTGCGAAGGTTCCACCATCTGGTGAAAATGCCATCGCACTGAGAAGGCTTGTTCGACCCGGTTGTATCGGTACCCCCACCGTGTTGCGA
It encodes:
- a CDS encoding DUF3754 domain-containing protein, whose translation is MAEYLDREHFIPIRLPELVDFLVTGRGSTEPQSLPADQAEDFRRFAKLLEVHYTNLFRDQMAEVSESYAPFDPDADTVPLVPMSDSERDQLQPKFYESVRHLLEKANYRLLPRENAAELFKGRSFWGLDMHVNWDIFDHIEIYYRGDTVGTREIRKWYRLWFPKTVKVEQYSRLVVMLKLKPNSRYKKYADTNSVYLKMLKDMPKMDIEMVMPGTRIRLTKLDKGLIVYPIASGVGLILYKVLTKLLGIKDYLALGTSISLTWGLAAMFAGYSYKSFISYTNKKTAYTLQLTQNLYYQGIDNNAGVFHRLFIEAMEQEIREAMLAYYYLWKTKRTLTEEQLDDLVEEELERQLKMKVDFEISDAIQKLENLHLVEKDGYAYRAIPMEKALQQMDKLSISVHQ
- a CDS encoding VOC family protein, with amino-acid sequence MARVSTYLNFPRHTEEAFEFYRTIFGGEFEGGINRFSDIPPSPDMPPIADADKDLVMHVQLVILGSHVLMGTDAPESMGFQVTRGNNIHINLEPDTRVETERIFNALAAGGEILMPLTEMFWGSYFGNLVDRFGINWMFNCAEQKA
- the scpB gene encoding SMC-Scp complex subunit ScpB, with the protein product MPDKERPESDPSTSPDDLWQIDQLDDLLQPSYEFDEPIPTDEVVPAPKIPPLDEKPLINPVPVAETPPSVERIIEAILFAGGQPVTPPELISLIRGLDATILDSMIKQLNNSYLRQNRPYRIVDTRGGLTLRILPRFSDIRDKIHGGPREARLHQNALDVLSIIAYRQPIDKPAIDKIRGTDTTNIVRQLLRLGLIRTHDRRGQMEYETTNRFLEIFHLNSLDDLPTLGEPKKVS
- a CDS encoding sigma-70 family RNA polymerase sigma factor, producing MNQTSISLLDRLHQDPQEADWRRLVEIYTPLIRTWLRKYTVPTTDTDDLVQEVIAVLVRRLPDFEHNSRTGAFRTWLRSITFNCLRDFWKAKRIKPQPGGGSDFQDFLQQMADPNSFASKLWDAEHDKFVLRRLMTILKGEFSDTTWRAFELVALEGKSADEVAEMLGISTNAVFIAKSRILTRLRQEAKGMLEEE